The region TAGGCAGTTCCATTGAAACATCGGAACTTGCTGCTGAGCTTAAGGATTATGCCAAGACGATTCCCTCAAGCGTGTATGTGGTGGATCAGAGGCGTTCTTCCATTTAATAAACGGCGTCGATACAGCAAATGAATGGCAAGTGAAAAATGGTTTAACTCCGCAAGAAGATGCAATGCACGAAAAGACGCAACAGTTTTGATGCATAGACAGGCGCGGTGGAAGAGAGAGTCGCGGCGTTATAAGGCAATGAATATAGTAAAATAAAAATCAAATACGAAAAATGCTGTGATTGGCCGATAACTCATGTTGCAATGGAGTACAAAAGGGGAATGTAAAGCAGGAAGGAATAATAACCCGGAGAGGACGGTCCTCAAAATGCGTATGAAGGCACACCCTTATCTCCGGGAATAACGCGAATGAAAGTGATCGATGCTATGCTTTGTTCTGTCTGCTATTTCTCAGGCTCTTCTGCTTCCTCTTCTGCGCTTCAATCCGTTTTCGTTTCTTTTTTATTGAGGGTTTTTCATAAAAACGCCTGTTTTTCAGTTCCCTGAAAAGGCCATCATTTTGCATCTTCCGTTTGAGAAGCCTGATCGCTTTCTCAATATTCTTATCGTCAACTCGTATTTCCAAGATTTAATATTCCTTCCGCCGTCCGCCGGAGCCACCACCACGGTCGAAGCCGCCCCTTCCGCCGCCACCGGGCCTGCCTCCACGTCCCCCGGCACGCTCAGTCTGCGGCCGTGCCTCGCTCACATTCAGCGCACGATCCATAACGGTTGTTCCGTTCAGGGTCGAAATGGCCTTGTCCGCATCGTCATCGTTCGTCATCTCAACGAAGCCGAATCCCTTTGACCGACCGGTACCGGCATCGGTAATGATCTTACACGACTGCACCTCTCCGATGGGAGTAAAAACATTTTTGAGTTCTTCTTCAGTAATAGTGTACGACAAATTGCCGACATAAAGTTTCTTAGCCATGTTGCCCTCCCGTGTTTTTGTTGAATCTCACAACTGCTGTAATGATCGATGATGGATCCCTAAAGAGCGAGGGTCATTATTGTTTTACGACATTGACCGCCTGGAGACCTTTGGTGCCTTTTTCAACATCGAAACTGACCGCATCACCTTCCGCCAAAGACCTGAAACCGTCTCCTTGTATTGCCGAAAAGTGGACGAAAACATCATTCCCCTCATCGGTGGTGATGAATCCAAAACCCTTTGCATCATTAAACCATTTTACTTGACCGTTTGACATCTGTTCCTCCTTAAGTGATCAGTGGCTGACTCGTTTGAACAAAAAAAAGACTGCAAACTAAAAAGGTAGTTTTTGCAGCCGACAATTAACAAAAACCCATAAATCTCTTTATTTGCCTATTCTGTTGATAATAATACTCGGTATTTATCGGGAAAGTCAACTTATTTTTTCAGGTTTTTGCTTCTGCCCCGCGGTTTCTCTTCTCGCCGGCTTTTTGCAAATATCCTCACGGGTGTACCGTGGAAATTGAACGCCTCGCGCAGGTTGTTCTCAATATAGCGCAGGTATGAGAAATGGACGCCCGCCGGGTAGTTGACAAACACGACGAATGTCGGAGGTTTGATCCCCACTTGTGTGGCATAGTAATATTTAACGCGTTTTGCACGGTACAGCGGCGGTTCGTGCCGTGCAACGAGCTGCGAGAAGACCTTGTTCAACTCGGCGGTCGGTACGCGTCGCTGGGTCTCCACCATCACTTTGTCGATCTCTTCAAAGACCTTGGTGATGCGCTGGCGGGTGGTTGCCGAGATGGTGATCACCGAGGCGTAATCAGCGAATTTGAGCCGCTGCCGAACATCCGTGATGAACCGCTTGTAACCCTCTTCCTTGTCAGTCACCAGGTCCCACTTGTTCAGGACGAGGATGATCCCCTTGCCGGCCTCATGCGCAAGTCCCACAATCCGCTCATCCTGCTCGGTGATGCCTTCGAAGGCGTCGATCAACACGAGCGCCACGTCCGCCCGTTCAATTCCCTTCATGGCGCGCATGACGCTGTATTTTTCCACCCCGCGGCTGATCTTTCCGCGGCTCCGGATGCCCGCCGTATCCACGAGGATATACTGTTTCCCATAATACGTATAAATGCTGTCCACCGCATCCCTGGTCGTCCCGGCGACGGGGCTCACGATCATCCGGTCTTCGCCCATGAGCGCATTTACGAATGACGATTTTCCGACATTTGGCCGTCCGATGATGGCGATCCTCGGAATTTCCAGAACCTGTTTTACTTCAGATTCCTGAGGTGTTTCCGGCAGGAGACTGCCAAGCGCGTCCATGAGGTCGGAAAACCCCTGGCCGTGCTGGGCCGAAATGGGATAAAGGGTATCTATGCCGAGGCGGTAAAAGTCCGGGATGAGCCCTTCGTGCCGCTCTCCGTCAACCTTGTTCAAGGCATAGAGAACGGGCTTGCCCGAGGCCCTGAGACGGTGCGAAACCTCAATGTCCGCCGGGAGCAGTCCCTCTTTGCCGTCCATCAAGAAGATGATGAAGTCGGCCTCCTCCACGGCGAGTGTGGTTTGCTCGCGCATCCTCGTGTACATGACGTCTTCGGTCTCCGGCTCGAACCCGCCGGTGTCCACGAGAAGGAAGTGTTTCTTCATCCACTCGGCTTGGGCGTAGTTTCGGTCCCGCGTCACCCCGGGCATGTCATCGACGACGGCGAAGTTCCTGCCGATGATCCGGTTAAAGAGGGTGGATTTGCCGACGTTCGGACGGCCGACTATGGCGACAATTGGTTTAGGCATAGGGTTCGCGCATTCAGCAGAGGGCGTGGAGCAGAGCGCATGGAGTTACGTGCAAAGGCACATCAGACTCTACGCGCTTTGCGCTATG is a window of Nitrospirota bacterium DNA encoding:
- the rpsU gene encoding 30S ribosomal protein S21; its protein translation is MEIRVDDKNIEKAIRLLKRKMQNDGLFRELKNRRFYEKPSIKKKRKRIEAQKRKQKSLRNSRQNKA
- a CDS encoding RNA-binding protein; the encoded protein is MAKKLYVGNLSYTITEEELKNVFTPIGEVQSCKIITDAGTGRSKGFGFVEMTNDDDADKAISTLNGTTVMDRALNVSEARPQTERAGGRGGRPGGGGRGGFDRGGGSGGRRKEY
- a CDS encoding cold-shock protein; the protein is MSNGQVKWFNDAKGFGFITTDEGNDVFVHFSAIQGDGFRSLAEGDAVSFDVEKGTKGLQAVNVVKQ
- the der gene encoding ribosome biogenesis GTPase Der, with protein sequence MPKPIVAIVGRPNVGKSTLFNRIIGRNFAVVDDMPGVTRDRNYAQAEWMKKHFLLVDTGGFEPETEDVMYTRMREQTTLAVEEADFIIFLMDGKEGLLPADIEVSHRLRASGKPVLYALNKVDGERHEGLIPDFYRLGIDTLYPISAQHGQGFSDLMDALGSLLPETPQESEVKQVLEIPRIAIIGRPNVGKSSFVNALMGEDRMIVSPVAGTTRDAVDSIYTYYGKQYILVDTAGIRSRGKISRGVEKYSVMRAMKGIERADVALVLIDAFEGITEQDERIVGLAHEAGKGIILVLNKWDLVTDKEEGYKRFITDVRQRLKFADYASVITISATTRQRITKVFEEIDKVMVETQRRVPTAELNKVFSQLVARHEPPLYRAKRVKYYYATQVGIKPPTFVVFVNYPAGVHFSYLRYIENNLREAFNFHGTPVRIFAKSRREEKPRGRSKNLKK